Below is a window of Enterobacter kobei DNA.
CTTCCTGTAACTCGAAGTCGCGGCGCGCGTTACCGCGCCCCGGCTCAACGTTGATATAAGGCTGCAAAATAGTATCCAGATGCTCAACGCCAGCCGCGGAAATCTGCGGGGTGATCACCGAGAAGCGTGTACCGGTACGGGCAAATGTCTGCACATATTCCGGATAAAGCACCGCTTTAGCCTGCACTTCGTTACGCTCGGTGATCAGTTTCAGATCCTGCACCTGCCCAATATCGATGCCCAGATATTTGATCGGCATACCCGCAGAGAGTTTTCCGGCATCAAACGCGTGCAGCGTGATCTGCCCGCCGACGGCGCGCGCGGCGGTTTCCGACGGGAACAGTACCCGTTTATCGCCTTTGCGCGCTGATGCACCTGCACCCGCGAGGTTATCGAAACTGATAGCCCCTTTCAGCGCCCGCGAGAGCGGGGATGCCTGTACCGTCAGTCCGCTGCCGTTAAGCTGCACTTTCGCGCCGCCCTCGGCCCAGAACACGCTGTTGCTGGTGAGCAGCGAGCGGTATTCCGGCTTAATATGCAGCTGAATGTCAAAGGCGTTCGCGCGCGGGGTAACGGTAATGACTTCGCCCACTTCAAATTTGCGGTACAGCACGACCGATCCGGCTTGCACATCCGGCAGGGTTTCGGCGGAGAGCGTCAGCGTGGTTGTCGGCAGATCGCCCAGGCTGTTTTCCAGCGCTTTATCGAGGTTGGCGAACAGCGGATAGGTGGATTTCATCTCGCCTTTATTGCCGGGCAGGATGCGGATCCCGCCGCTGATCCATTCGCTGGCGCTGGCGGCAAGAAACTCAACGCCGTCCAGTCCGAGCTTCACGTCCACGCGGCTGTTAACCACAAACTTGCTGTCGCCGTGCAGCAGATCGCGATACTGCGGATCCAGCGCCACCGCGAAGGTCACGCCTTTCGCCGTCAGATTACGCTCCAGAACCTGACCCACCTGCACACCATGCAGGATCACCGGCTGGCCGGCGTCGATGCCGTAACTTTCCGGCGCGGTCAGCGTGGTGGTAATGACGCCAGGTTCCTGCAACAGGGTTTTATCGGCGGGCAGCACCACGAAGTGATCCCGCGGCTCACCTTCGCCCGGCACCAGTTCCAGCGTGTTACCGGTCAGCAGCGAACTGATGCTGGTGTCATTAAGCGAGATTTTCGGGCTGCGCATTTCGATACGGGTGTTATCACGCAGCAGATTGACGACGCTCGGATCCACCGTCATTTCGCCAGTGACGCCGCCGCCCGGATTGAGGTTAATTTTGGTCAGTTGGCCCACTTCCAGGCCCTGGTACATCAACGCCGTGGAGTTCTCTTTCAGCCCCTGGCCGCCCGGCAGATCGAGTTTGATCAGCACGCCGCGCTGGCTGTGGGCTAAGTCTTCGTAGAGGCCAAATTCATCATCAGGCTCTGCCGGTTTTGAACTGTCCGGTGAGTCGAAGGCGATAGCGCCGTTGACCAGCGAGGCGAGGCTTTCCAGCTCCACTTTCGCGCCGCCCAGGCCCACGTCCGCCTTCACGCCGGAAACGTTCCAGAAGCGGCTGCCTTTTTTCACCAGATTCGTGAAGCGGCGTTCGATCAGTACGTCAATCGTGACGCCCTGTTTGTTCTTGTTAATGGCATAGTCATAGACGCGGCCAACCGGGATTTTACGGAAATAGACCAGCGAGCCGCTGCTCAGCGAGCCGAGATCGGGCGCGTGCAGGTGGATCATCAACTCACCGTTATTAAGACGGTATTTCGGCTGGGTATCCAGCGCGGTAAAGTGATCCTGCGGCTCGCCTTTACCCGGCATCATGCCGATGTAGTTACCGCCCACCAGCGCATCAAGACCGGAAATCCCTGCCAGCGAGGCTTTTGGCGTCACCAGCCAGAACTGCGTATCGTTACGCAGCGCGTCTTTCATGTCGGATTTGATACTCGCCCGTACCTCAATTTTATTGAGTTTTTCGCTCAGGCGAATGTCCTGCACGGTGCCGACTTCAACCCCCTGATAACGGACCGGCGTGCGTCCCGCCACAATGCCATCGGCGGAAACGAAGTCGATGGTAATGGTATTACCGCGATCTTCGAAACTGCTCCAGACGAGCCAGCCGGCGATCAGTAAGGCAATGACCGGCAGCAGCCAGAAAGGTGAAATACGACGTTTAGTTTTAATTCGCGCTTCAGTCGGTGAAGCGGGGGTTTCCTGACTCATGTGCATCCCAAAGTAAGCGGCTGTCCAGCCATTCCACAGCAAGAATAGTCAAAATTACCGCTGCGCCGAAATAAAACGCAGCTGGCCCCATCGTAAACGCGAGCAGCTGATCGCGATTAATCAAAGACATGGTGAGAGAAATGACAAATAAATCCAGCATCGACCAGCGCCCAATCCAGGTCACCAGCCGCAATAACAATACACGAGTCCGTAAACCTTGCTCACATTTAAAGTGAATGCTGACAAGCAGCGTCAGCATCACCAGAACCTTGGTGAAGGGCACCAGAATACTGGCGATAAAGACTATTGCGGCGACGGCGATATTGCTGCTGCCCAGCGAAATAATCCCCGACATGATGGTGTCTTCCTGACGCGCACCGTTAATGTAGACCACCGAGATGGGCAACAGATTCGCAGGTAACAGAAAGACCATCGATGCCAGCAGCGCCGCCCAGCATTTCTGAATGCTCTGCCGACGGCGTAAGCGTAGCGGAATATGGCAGCGTGGGCAGCGTCCACGGGCATCCGGCAGGCCGGTGAAATGGCAGCCGAGGCAGACGCGCAGGTTCTCATGTGGACGGGTCGCTGGCCGCTGGGGATAAAATCGCTCCCACAGCTGCTCCACGTTGAGGTGGATAATCGTCAGGATGCTGAGGATCACCAGCGCGATAAACGCCAGCAGCCCGACGCCCGGTTGCAGGAAAGCGTAATCCTGCACCTTGATGGAGGCGACACCGATGCCGACCAGATAAATATCCAGCATCACCCACTCTTTCAGCCGCTCGATCATCAGCAGCACCGGGCGCAGGTTCATACCGAGAATATTGCCGAACCACAAATAGGCAATGGCGGCGACCAGCACCAGTGGTGCACCGACAGCACAGAAGAAAACCATTGCTGCGGTTAATGGATCGCCCTGGGCGGTCATCTGCCAGATCCCCATCAGAAGATTGGCATCAATGCGGGTGCCCAGCAAATAGAAGCGCAGTAAAGGCTCGCTCCAGGCAAAGGGCATTAGTAACAGCATGGTGACAGCCATCGCTGCCAGACGGGTGAGCGACCAGTCCCGACCATCGCGGATCTTAGCGTCACACCGCGGACACCAGGCGCTCTGGTGCGATTTCATCACCGGTAACGCAAAAAGCGTATCGCACTGCGGGCAACGCTGATAATGTGCACGAGGCAAAGCATCACCAACCGAATGAACGGTGAT
It encodes the following:
- the yebS gene encoding membrane integrity lipid transport subunit YebS, translated to MALKISQVTPDKKITVHSVGDALPRAHYQRCPQCDTLFALPVMKSHQSAWCPRCDAKIRDGRDWSLTRLAAMAVTMLLLMPFAWSEPLLRFYLLGTRIDANLLMGIWQMTAQGDPLTAAMVFFCAVGAPLVLVAAIAYLWFGNILGMNLRPVLLMIERLKEWVMLDIYLVGIGVASIKVQDYAFLQPGVGLLAFIALVILSILTIIHLNVEQLWERFYPQRPATRPHENLRVCLGCHFTGLPDARGRCPRCHIPLRLRRRQSIQKCWAALLASMVFLLPANLLPISVVYINGARQEDTIMSGIISLGSSNIAVAAIVFIASILVPFTKVLVMLTLLVSIHFKCEQGLRTRVLLLRLVTWIGRWSMLDLFVISLTMSLINRDQLLAFTMGPAAFYFGAAVILTILAVEWLDSRLLWDAHESGNPRFTD
- a CDS encoding PqiB family protein, producing the protein MSQETPASPTEARIKTKRRISPFWLLPVIALLIAGWLVWSSFEDRGNTITIDFVSADGIVAGRTPVRYQGVEVGTVQDIRLSEKLNKIEVRASIKSDMKDALRNDTQFWLVTPKASLAGISGLDALVGGNYIGMMPGKGEPQDHFTALDTQPKYRLNNGELMIHLHAPDLGSLSSGSLVYFRKIPVGRVYDYAINKNKQGVTIDVLIERRFTNLVKKGSRFWNVSGVKADVGLGGAKVELESLASLVNGAIAFDSPDSSKPAEPDDEFGLYEDLAHSQRGVLIKLDLPGGQGLKENSTALMYQGLEVGQLTKINLNPGGGVTGEMTVDPSVVNLLRDNTRIEMRSPKISLNDTSISSLLTGNTLELVPGEGEPRDHFVVLPADKTLLQEPGVITTTLTAPESYGIDAGQPVILHGVQVGQVLERNLTAKGVTFAVALDPQYRDLLHGDSKFVVNSRVDVKLGLDGVEFLAASASEWISGGIRILPGNKGEMKSTYPLFANLDKALENSLGDLPTTTLTLSAETLPDVQAGSVVLYRKFEVGEVITVTPRANAFDIQLHIKPEYRSLLTSNSVFWAEGGAKVQLNGSGLTVQASPLSRALKGAISFDNLAGAGASARKGDKRVLFPSETAARAVGGQITLHAFDAGKLSAGMPIKYLGIDIGQVQDLKLITERNEVQAKAVLYPEYVQTFARTGTRFSVITPQISAAGVEHLDTILQPYINVEPGRGNARRDFELQEATIADSRYLDGLSIVLEVPEAGGLNIGTPVLFRGMEVGTVTGLTLGTLSDRVMVGLRISKRYEHLVRNNSVFWLASGYSLDFGLTGGVVKTGTFNQFIRGGIAFATPPGTPLAPKAQVGKHFLLQDSEPKEWRQWGTALPR